One window of the Thermodesulfomicrobium sp. WS genome contains the following:
- a CDS encoding FIST N-terminal domain-containing protein yields the protein MFRTCHTHSADWYDLPQKPPSAILLWWAEVPDAMVQDAAAALRRRYPTVPILGCSTAGMIEGSRLHSHGILAVFWFLPEKTRAVHVRARGLASEWTLARKLADALGPAPTGPIIIMAEGLHLDGERLTRALCETLPHATIVGGMAADGERFQRTVLLQDTEILTDGLVAMALPPQIAAVFATGCGWQPMGPPRTVTKAEGRLVLQLDDEPALSLYARYLGPHAADLPASGHHFPLLVSAPGGAPALRSLIAVDAERHGLFFTTAIPEGSTVRLMHASMRDVLDAARTAARQIPQGCTAALMVSCVARRHVLGPLAEDEPAEVAATLGVPMAGWYSYGEIAAAPCSFRNQTICLTALRPR from the coding sequence ATGTTCCGCACCTGCCACACGCACTCCGCAGACTGGTACGACCTGCCGCAAAAGCCTCCTTCCGCCATCCTCCTCTGGTGGGCAGAAGTCCCGGACGCCATGGTCCAGGACGCCGCCGCTGCCCTTCGGCGACGCTACCCAACTGTCCCGATTCTTGGCTGCTCCACCGCAGGCATGATTGAAGGAAGCCGCCTTCACAGCCACGGGATCCTCGCCGTGTTCTGGTTTCTCCCGGAAAAGACACGCGCCGTCCATGTTCGAGCCCGGGGGTTAGCCTCGGAATGGACCCTTGCCCGCAAGCTGGCCGATGCCCTAGGCCCAGCTCCGACAGGCCCGATCATCATCATGGCCGAAGGACTCCACCTCGACGGGGAACGCCTCACCCGCGCCCTCTGCGAGACGCTCCCCCACGCCACCATCGTCGGCGGCATGGCTGCGGACGGAGAACGCTTTCAGCGCACCGTCCTGCTCCAGGATACGGAAATCCTCACCGACGGCCTGGTGGCCATGGCCTTGCCGCCCCAAATAGCGGCAGTCTTCGCCACCGGATGCGGCTGGCAGCCCATGGGGCCGCCCCGCACGGTCACCAAGGCCGAAGGGAGGCTCGTTCTCCAATTGGACGACGAACCAGCGCTCTCCCTCTACGCCCGCTATCTCGGCCCCCATGCGGCAGACCTGCCTGCCAGCGGACACCATTTTCCCCTCCTGGTGTCCGCCCCAGGAGGGGCGCCCGCGCTGCGCAGTCTCATCGCCGTAGACGCCGAGCGCCACGGACTCTTCTTTACCACCGCCATCCCCGAAGGCAGTACCGTGCGGCTCATGCACGCCTCCATGCGGGACGTCCTGGACGCAGCGCGCACTGCGGCCAGGCAAATCCCGCAAGGCTGCACCGCGGCCCTCATGGTGAGCTGTGTGGCGCGCCGCCATGTCCTTGGTCCCCTGGCCGAGGATGAACCCGCCGAGGTGGCCGCCACGCTGGGTGTCCCCATGGCCGGCTGGTATTCCTACGGAGAGATCGCCGCCGCGCCCTGCTCCTTCCGCAATCAAACCATCTGCCTCACGGCCCTCCGCCCACGCTAA
- a CDS encoding HD domain-containing phosphohydrolase codes for MRVLVVDDEPALRRSVRAYLEDLDHQVLEAENGQMALEILATTPVDVALVDLNMPVLDGYAVIEATRRSHPEMPTVVISGVGVVEEALRAVRLGAWDYITKPIRNFDLLLYTLNKVMERAALLRENRRHQEHLEELVTQRTRELERTRRQIMQRLSRAAEYKDNETGNHVMRVGEISAVLGRAMGLSEERCLMLRDCAPLHDIGKIGIPDAVLLKPGKLDPEEWAIMQRHCFYGCEILSSLKSRDEARKHCLHFDETDPDDNELLHLARILALLHHERWDGSGYPLGLKGEHIPIEARIVALVDVYDALSSERPYKPAFPEERCLAIIAEGRCTHFDPAIVDAFFQHIEEIRAIHAHWQD; via the coding sequence ATGCGCGTTCTCGTCGTGGACGACGAACCCGCCCTACGCCGCTCCGTGCGCGCCTACTTGGAAGATTTGGACCACCAGGTGCTGGAAGCGGAAAACGGCCAAATGGCCTTGGAGATCCTTGCCACCACACCCGTGGACGTGGCCTTAGTGGACCTCAACATGCCGGTGCTGGATGGCTATGCGGTCATCGAGGCCACGCGTCGCAGTCACCCTGAGATGCCGACGGTGGTCATCTCCGGCGTCGGAGTTGTGGAAGAGGCACTGCGTGCAGTGCGTCTGGGCGCGTGGGACTACATCACCAAACCCATCCGCAACTTCGACCTTCTGCTCTACACCTTGAACAAGGTCATGGAGCGGGCCGCACTCCTGCGGGAAAACCGTCGCCACCAAGAACATCTGGAAGAGCTCGTGACCCAGCGCACCCGTGAACTCGAGCGTACCCGCCGCCAGATCATGCAGCGCCTGAGCCGTGCTGCGGAATACAAAGACAACGAAACCGGCAACCACGTCATGCGCGTGGGCGAAATCAGCGCGGTCCTCGGTCGGGCCATGGGGCTTTCCGAGGAACGCTGCCTGATGCTGCGCGACTGCGCCCCGCTGCACGATATCGGCAAGATCGGCATCCCGGACGCCGTCCTCCTCAAGCCCGGCAAACTCGACCCCGAAGAATGGGCCATCATGCAGCGCCACTGCTTCTACGGCTGTGAGATCCTCTCCAGCCTGAAAAGCCGCGACGAGGCTCGGAAGCATTGCCTGCACTTCGACGAGACCGACCCCGATGACAACGAACTCTTGCACCTGGCCCGCATCCTCGCCCTGCTGCACCACGAACGCTGGGATGGCTCTGGCTACCCCTTGGGGCTCAAAGGCGAGCACATCCCCATAGAGGCGCGCATCGTGGCCTTGGTGGACGTCTACGACGCTCTTTCCAGCGAACGGCCCTACAAGCCTGCCTTTCCCGAGGAGCGTTGCCTGGCCATCATTGCCGAAGGTCGATGCACCCACTTCGACCCGGCCATCGTCGACGCCTTTTTCCAGCACATCGAGGAAATCCGCGCCATCCACGCTCACTGGCAAGACTGA